One Streptomyces fagopyri DNA window includes the following coding sequences:
- a CDS encoding S1 RNA-binding domain-containing protein: protein MCCSRRRREKLPIWARVPREAGSSRCPRPTEGTRWPKTLRGQVTKVVLFGVFVQVAEGIEGLVLLRELTRVSVGTPSAVLQVGDEVMVVVTEIHRQRRRPALSRREGSPDLR from the coding sequence GTGTGCTGCTCCCGTCGACGGCGAGAGAAGCTGCCCATCTGGGCGAGGGTCCCACGGGAGGCCGGTAGTTCACGCTGTCCCAGGCCAACAGAAGGAACGCGGTGGCCCAAGACGCTGCGCGGGCAGGTCACCAAGGTGGTCCTGTTCGGCGTCTTCGTGCAGGTCGCCGAAGGCATTGAGGGACTGGTTCTCCTACGAGAGCTCACCAGGGTGTCCGTGGGGACTCCGTCGGCCGTCCTCCAGGTCGGCGACGAGGTCATGGTCGTCGTCACGGAAATCCACCGACAACGGCGCAGGCCGGCACTCTCCCGACGTGAGGGCTCACCAGACCTCCGGTGA
- the mihF gene encoding integration host factor, actinobacterial type — MPLPQLTPEARAEALTKALHARKERAALLKALKTGGVSLPALLEREDDVIAKTSVRRVLESLPGIGKVRARELLINLGIAETRKVQGLGPRQRERLCQQFPASD; from the coding sequence ATGCCACTGCCCCAACTCACCCCCGAGGCCCGCGCCGAAGCGCTGACCAAAGCCCTGCACGCCCGAAAAGAACGCGCCGCGCTGCTCAAAGCACTCAAGACTGGCGGCGTTTCACTGCCCGCGCTTCTGGAGCGCGAAGACGACGTCATCGCCAAGACATCCGTCCGCCGCGTCCTCGAGTCGCTGCCCGGTATCGGGAAAGTACGCGCCCGCGAGCTCCTCATAAACCTCGGCATCGCCGAGACACGCAAGGTCCAAGGCCTCGGCCCGCGACAGCGCGAACGCCTCTGCCAGCAGTTCCCTGCCTCGGACTGA
- a CDS encoding alcohol dehydrogenase catalytic domain-containing protein, with translation MRAAVLTGFGTPLSVRQVPDPGAGGGEVVVEVLAACVPPYAAEVFSGERNYPLVPPVVPGVGGVGRVVHVGPDATRLRAGDLVWCDSTVRSRDDALTPDITLQGWSSRGEGGARLARYVHDGSFAELMRVPTENVFPLPATAGQDPARWAALGVHVIPYGGLLAGGLEAGETLLVSGATGNLGSSAVAVALAMGAGRVVAPGRNRAALDLLAARFGPRVHPVPLTGDEAGDHAAMSAAGDGPIDMVIDLLPPSAPSSAARTAAMTVREYGRVVLMGGVGMLGGDDFALPYPWVMRNSVTVRGQWMYPRAANVGIIRLLASGALDLAPERVRSFGLDAVNDAIAYAAVHGGPFDRTTLTPQPAG, from the coding sequence GTGCGAGCAGCGGTTCTGACGGGGTTCGGCACCCCTCTCTCGGTGCGACAGGTGCCCGACCCCGGGGCCGGTGGGGGAGAGGTGGTGGTTGAGGTGCTCGCCGCCTGCGTGCCCCCGTACGCGGCCGAGGTATTCAGCGGCGAACGGAACTACCCCCTGGTCCCTCCGGTCGTGCCCGGTGTCGGCGGCGTGGGACGGGTCGTCCATGTCGGCCCGGATGCCACCCGGCTGCGAGCCGGCGACCTGGTGTGGTGCGACTCCACGGTGCGCTCGCGGGACGACGCCCTGACACCCGACATCACGCTCCAGGGCTGGAGTTCCCGCGGCGAGGGCGGCGCGCGGCTCGCCCGGTACGTGCACGACGGATCGTTCGCCGAACTCATGCGGGTCCCGACGGAGAACGTCTTTCCGCTGCCCGCCACCGCAGGGCAGGACCCGGCTCGCTGGGCCGCGCTCGGCGTGCACGTCATCCCATACGGCGGGCTGCTGGCGGGCGGCCTCGAAGCCGGTGAGACGCTGCTCGTCAGCGGGGCCACCGGCAACCTCGGTAGCAGTGCGGTCGCGGTCGCGCTGGCGATGGGGGCGGGTCGCGTGGTCGCCCCGGGCCGCAACCGGGCCGCGCTCGACCTTCTCGCCGCCCGGTTCGGTCCGCGCGTGCACCCGGTCCCGCTGACCGGGGACGAGGCCGGGGACCACGCGGCGATGTCCGCGGCGGGCGACGGCCCGATCGACATGGTGATCGACCTGCTCCCACCGAGCGCACCCAGCTCGGCGGCGCGCACGGCGGCGATGACCGTGCGCGAGTACGGCCGCGTCGTCCTCATGGGCGGCGTCGGCATGCTCGGTGGCGACGACTTCGCACTCCCGTACCCGTGGGTCATGCGCAACTCGGTGACGGTGCGCGGGCAGTGGATGTACCCGCGCGCGGCGAACGTCGGCATCATCCGGCTCCTCGCCTCGGGCGCGCTGGACCTCGCCCCTGAGCGGGTACGGTCGTTCGGCCTTGATGCCGTCAACGACGCCATCGCGTACGCCGCGGTACATGGCGGTCCGTTCGACCGCACCACTCTCACCCCACAACCGGCCGGCTGA
- a CDS encoding LysR family transcriptional regulator yields MDISTVGLRVLRQIAESGSFTAAAARLGYTQSAVSRQAASLERSAGAVLFERRSDGVQLTSTGLTLLRHARTILDSLAAAERDLTGTAPQTELVRLGVFLSAGAAILPAALARLAATDPHITVTTIEGTTPTLGRALRAGSIDLALLTSRPPHRLSDGESPRLHVETLADTELAVAVRSTGEFAGRTTVHIDELVDAPWIATPSSNSEPLLGVWPGLPGRPRIVHSARDWLTKLQLVAGGFGVTTVPSRLSPALPLGVSLLPVEGAPPEIRRVLVARLPGRPAPAITAVTRAIASTV; encoded by the coding sequence ATGGACATCTCCACTGTGGGCCTGCGGGTCCTGCGACAGATCGCCGAATCCGGCAGCTTCACCGCCGCGGCCGCCCGGCTCGGCTACACGCAGTCGGCGGTCTCGCGCCAGGCCGCCTCCCTCGAACGGAGCGCGGGCGCCGTCCTGTTCGAGCGCCGCTCCGACGGGGTGCAGCTCACCTCCACGGGTCTGACCCTGCTGCGGCACGCCCGCACGATCCTTGACTCCCTCGCGGCGGCCGAGCGCGACCTCACCGGCACCGCCCCGCAGACCGAACTGGTGAGGCTCGGGGTGTTCCTGAGCGCGGGCGCGGCGATCCTCCCTGCCGCACTCGCACGGCTCGCGGCGACCGACCCACACATCACGGTCACTACGATCGAGGGCACAACGCCCACCCTGGGCCGGGCGCTGCGTGCTGGCTCGATCGACCTTGCCCTTCTGACGTCCCGTCCGCCCCACCGTCTGTCGGACGGGGAGTCGCCGCGCCTGCACGTCGAGACCCTCGCGGACACCGAACTGGCCGTCGCGGTAAGGTCGACCGGAGAATTCGCAGGCCGTACCACCGTGCACATCGACGAGCTGGTCGACGCCCCGTGGATCGCCACCCCGTCGTCGAACTCCGAGCCGCTGCTCGGCGTCTGGCCCGGCCTGCCCGGACGGCCGCGGATCGTCCACTCCGCACGCGACTGGCTGACCAAGCTCCAGCTGGTCGCCGGCGGCTTCGGCGTGACGACGGTGCCGTCCCGGCTCTCGCCCGCGCTGCCGCTCGGGGTCAGCCTGCTGCCCGTCGAGGGTGCACCCCCCGAAATCCGCCGGGTCCTTGTGGCGCGCCTCCCCGGCCGCCCCGCCCCTGCGATCACGGCCGTCACCAGGGCGATCGCCTCCACCGTCTGA
- a CDS encoding N-acetylmuramoyl-L-alanine amidase, which produces MHKRKTRRRRVTLAIAMGAVAAGGLAVLPVTALADTTNGSAGAASSARQQDFASAAAEYHVPSSVLLGLAYQESAWESHGAQASADGGYGPMHLTDVTPAMMASGGAGAVGRGDLKSMAANPALHTLQAAAKLTGLSEDVLREDPAANIRGGAALLASYEKQVAGGVPADAAQWYGAVARYSQSTRKQDAAGFADRVYATVRGGAGVTTKDGQRVRLDAAPSVSPATAQVDRLRLKAAAATDTECPPAVPCSFVPGSPAGMQVSNRPANGIKIDTIVIHDLEGTYDSGVAGLANPSNIVSTNYVMRSSDGAVTQMVATKDIAFQAGNYSSNLHSIGIEHEGYAAQGATWYTEAQYESTAYLVQYLANRFDIPLDRQHILGHDDVAGPSLSGVRAQHWDPGPSWDWDHFMRLLGRPLSGLRGTAPVGSVVTIDPVFETNLQTVQVCPIDDPTGATTACVDRQQASNFVFLRTAPDASAPLFGDQAIHGTAAGTDKISDWGSTAQTGQQFVVADQQGDWTAIWFSGAKVWFYNPDGQNTKQAYGVKVISAAGSDPVAIYGSSYPDASEYPAGLGASTQAPISGYSLPAGQAYVATQPPNATVDYFKSSGTVVTGAKTQYTIQYNHRVALVYSGDVTATPVSKHWEDSGAKR; this is translated from the coding sequence TTGCACAAGAGGAAGACCCGGCGCCGGCGTGTGACGCTCGCGATCGCGATGGGCGCGGTGGCCGCAGGCGGCCTCGCCGTCCTGCCGGTCACCGCGCTGGCCGACACGACGAACGGCTCCGCGGGCGCCGCGAGCAGCGCCCGGCAGCAGGACTTCGCCTCGGCCGCGGCGGAGTACCACGTCCCGTCGAGCGTCCTGCTCGGCCTGGCGTACCAGGAGTCGGCCTGGGAGTCGCACGGTGCGCAGGCCAGTGCCGACGGCGGTTACGGGCCCATGCACCTCACCGACGTGACCCCGGCCATGATGGCCTCCGGCGGCGCGGGCGCCGTCGGGCGCGGCGATCTGAAATCGATGGCCGCGAACCCGGCGTTGCACACTCTGCAGGCCGCCGCGAAGCTGACCGGTCTGTCCGAGGACGTGCTGCGCGAGGACCCCGCGGCGAACATCCGCGGTGGCGCGGCCCTGCTGGCCTCGTACGAGAAGCAGGTGGCCGGCGGCGTGCCGGCGGACGCGGCCCAGTGGTACGGCGCGGTCGCCCGCTACAGCCAGTCGACGCGGAAGCAGGACGCGGCGGGCTTCGCCGACCGCGTGTACGCCACTGTCCGCGGCGGCGCCGGCGTCACCACCAAGGACGGCCAGCGGGTCCGGCTCGACGCCGCCCCCTCGGTGAGCCCCGCCACCGCCCAGGTGGACCGACTGCGCCTGAAGGCCGCCGCGGCCACCGACACCGAATGCCCGCCGGCCGTGCCGTGCAGCTTCGTGCCCGGCTCCCCGGCCGGCATGCAGGTGTCGAACCGCCCCGCCAACGGCATCAAGATCGACACCATCGTCATCCACGATCTGGAGGGCACGTACGACTCCGGCGTGGCCGGTCTCGCCAATCCGTCGAACATCGTGTCGACCAACTACGTCATGCGGTCCTCGGACGGCGCGGTGACGCAGATGGTGGCCACGAAGGACATCGCGTTCCAAGCGGGCAACTACTCCTCGAACCTGCACTCGATCGGCATCGAGCACGAGGGCTACGCCGCGCAGGGCGCCACCTGGTACACCGAGGCGCAGTACGAGTCCACGGCCTACCTCGTGCAGTACCTGGCCAACCGGTTCGACATACCGCTGGACCGCCAGCACATCCTGGGTCACGACGACGTCGCCGGACCCAGCCTGAGCGGTGTCCGCGCGCAGCACTGGGACCCGGGACCGAGCTGGGACTGGGACCACTTCATGCGTCTGCTCGGCCGCCCCCTCAGCGGCCTGCGCGGCACCGCGCCCGTGGGCTCGGTCGTGACCATCGACCCCGTCTTCGAGACCAACCTGCAGACCGTCCAGGTGTGCCCGATCGACGACCCGACCGGTGCGACGACCGCGTGCGTGGACCGGCAGCAGGCGTCGAACTTCGTCTTCCTGCGCACCGCGCCCGACGCGTCCGCCCCGCTCTTCGGCGACCAGGCGATCCACGGCACGGCCGCGGGCACGGACAAGATCAGCGACTGGGGCAGCACGGCACAGACCGGCCAGCAGTTCGTCGTCGCCGACCAGCAGGGCGACTGGACAGCCATCTGGTTCAGCGGCGCGAAGGTGTGGTTCTACAACCCGGACGGCCAGAACACCAAGCAGGCCTACGGAGTGAAGGTCATCTCCGCCGCGGGCAGCGACCCGGTGGCCATCTACGGGTCGAGCTACCCGGACGCGTCGGAGTACCCGGCCGGCCTGGGCGCCTCGACGCAGGCCCCGATCAGCGGGTACAGCCTTCCCGCGGGCCAGGCGTACGTCGCCACCCAGCCGCCGAACGCGACGGTGGACTACTTCAAGTCCAGCGGGACGGTCGTCACCGGCGCGAAGACGCAGTACACGATCCAGTACAACCACCGCGTGGCGCTGGTGTACTCGGGCGACGTGACGGCCACTCCCGTGTCCAAGCACTGGGAGGACAGCGGCGCGAAGCGCTGA
- a CDS encoding SDR family oxidoreductase — protein MTEILAGKVAVVTGANSGIGLATAQRFAAEGAHVIITGRRQDALDAAAAEIGSNVTAVRGDIANPADLDRLFAVVAEQGRRIDVLFANAGGGEFATLEDVTEQHFDDTFNINVRGTLFTVQKALPLLNDGASVILTGSTAATTGGEAFGVYAASKAAIRSFSRTWANELRGRGIRVNTLVPGPIKTPGNAGLAPDEEGAKALHDLFARQVPLGRMGEPAEAAAAALFLASDQSSFVTGTELYVDGGLNQI, from the coding sequence ATGACGGAAATACTCGCAGGCAAGGTGGCAGTGGTCACCGGGGCGAACAGTGGCATCGGGCTGGCCACGGCACAGCGCTTCGCCGCTGAAGGCGCCCACGTGATCATCACCGGCCGACGCCAGGACGCGCTGGACGCGGCGGCGGCCGAGATCGGCTCAAACGTCACCGCCGTCCGCGGGGACATCGCGAATCCGGCCGACCTCGACCGGCTCTTCGCTGTCGTCGCCGAGCAGGGCCGCCGCATCGACGTGCTTTTCGCGAACGCGGGCGGCGGGGAATTCGCGACCCTGGAGGACGTGACGGAGCAGCACTTCGACGACACGTTCAACATCAACGTCCGGGGAACCCTCTTCACCGTACAAAAGGCGTTGCCGCTCCTCAACGACGGTGCTTCGGTGATCCTGACCGGTTCCACCGCCGCGACCACCGGTGGGGAGGCGTTCGGCGTGTACGCCGCGTCGAAGGCCGCGATCCGCTCCTTCTCCCGCACCTGGGCCAACGAGCTGCGCGGCCGTGGCATCCGCGTCAACACGCTGGTGCCCGGACCGATCAAGACCCCGGGTAACGCCGGCCTGGCACCCGACGAGGAGGGGGCCAAGGCGCTCCACGACCTCTTCGCGCGGCAGGTGCCCCTCGGCCGGATGGGCGAGCCCGCCGAGGCGGCTGCGGCAGCACTCTTCCTCGCGTCCGACCAGAGCAGCTTCGTCACCGGGACCGAGCTCTACGTCGACGGCGGCCTGAACCAGATCTGA
- a CDS encoding MFS transporter: MSDHSSSASVVGRPETLRVPTRATPSAPSNWPAVASVALMSFVLVLSEFLPIGLLPVIGSSLHVSVGTVGLVVVVPGLMAAVTAPLLTIASGRLDRRKVLIALALSITASNVLAALSPDMPVMAAARILLGIGVGGFWAMGAGVAARLVPAEAVHRATSLITAGISAGTVVSLPLGALVGHLAGWRTAFIVAAGAALLALAALALRLPSLPPTGAIRMATLTSSLRNRAARIALLATGLIFFGHFAAYTYITPYLEEKAHFGSSAVTLVLLGYGVAGLAGNFAAGAIIGRNLRAVYITAAVLVAAAVGLLTTLTDMAPAVVVLVMIWGAAFGAVPLALQTWILRATPEAPESGMALLVSACQIALATGSLIGGLVVDGYGTSAGFALGGTLALLSAVTHIRPRLPRG; the protein is encoded by the coding sequence ATGAGTGACCACTCCAGCTCGGCATCGGTCGTCGGCCGGCCGGAAACCCTACGAGTACCAACTCGCGCCACGCCCTCGGCGCCGAGCAACTGGCCGGCCGTCGCCTCGGTCGCCTTGATGTCCTTCGTGCTGGTGCTCTCAGAGTTCCTGCCGATCGGGCTCCTGCCTGTCATCGGCTCCAGCCTCCACGTCTCCGTCGGCACCGTCGGCCTGGTCGTCGTCGTGCCCGGACTCATGGCTGCGGTCACAGCGCCCCTGCTCACCATCGCCTCGGGAAGGCTCGACCGGCGCAAGGTCCTGATCGCGCTCGCGCTGTCCATCACGGCTTCCAACGTCCTGGCAGCACTGTCCCCCGATATGCCGGTGATGGCAGCGGCCAGGATCCTGCTCGGCATCGGCGTCGGCGGATTCTGGGCGATGGGCGCCGGCGTCGCCGCCCGGCTGGTGCCCGCCGAAGCCGTTCACCGAGCCACCTCGCTGATCACCGCCGGCATCTCCGCCGGCACCGTCGTCAGCCTGCCGCTCGGCGCACTGGTCGGGCACCTGGCCGGATGGCGGACCGCGTTCATCGTTGCCGCCGGTGCCGCCCTGCTCGCCCTTGCGGCTCTGGCGCTGCGACTGCCCTCGCTGCCGCCCACCGGAGCCATCCGCATGGCCACGCTCACGTCGTCCCTGCGTAATCGGGCTGCCCGCATCGCCCTGCTGGCCACCGGCCTGATCTTCTTCGGGCACTTCGCCGCCTACACCTACATCACCCCCTACCTGGAAGAGAAGGCACATTTCGGCTCATCTGCCGTGACGCTGGTCCTGCTCGGATACGGCGTGGCCGGACTGGCCGGCAACTTCGCCGCCGGCGCGATCATCGGCCGGAACCTGCGCGCGGTCTACATCACCGCCGCTGTCCTGGTCGCCGCCGCGGTCGGTCTGCTCACCACGCTGACCGACATGGCCCCCGCAGTCGTCGTACTCGTCATGATCTGGGGTGCGGCCTTCGGGGCAGTGCCCCTGGCGCTGCAGACGTGGATCCTGCGGGCTACCCCTGAGGCTCCGGAGAGCGGCATGGCGCTCCTGGTCAGCGCGTGCCAGATCGCACTCGCCACCGGGTCACTCATCGGCGGCCTGGTCGTCGACGGATACGGCACCTCGGCCGGCTTCGCCCTCGGCGGCACGCTCGCCCTGCTCAGCGCGGTCACCCACATCCGCCCGCGCCTGCCCCGCGGATGA
- a CDS encoding glycoside hydrolase family 65 protein, producing the protein MITDTCFAVDPWVLKETPLNLALLPQSESVFALSNGHVGWRGNLDEGEPHGLPGSYLNGVHELHPLPYAEGGYGYPESGQTVINITNGKILRLLVDDEPFDLRYGRLRSHERVLDMRAGLLHRSCTWTSPAGRTVRVRSTRMVSFTQRSIAAIAYEVEAVDAPVRVVVQSELVANEQLPPVAGDPRGAAAVERPLDAEENCALGNRLLLMHCTRNSKLRVAASADHTVQGPERTQTSGESSDDVARLTVMSSLVPGEKLRIDKLVAYGWSRMRSLPAVRDQVQAALAAAGSTGWQGLVDEQRHYLDEFWARSDVEVDGDEEIQQAVRFALFHVLQAGARAELRAIPAKGLTGTGYDGHSFWDTETFVLPLLTYTSPGAVAEALRWRQSTLPAARDRAEQLGLRGAAFPWRTIDGSECTAYWPAGTAAFHVNADIADAVIRYVSATGDEDFEQTSGVELLVETARLWTSLGHHDHRGVFHIDGVTGPDEYSAVADDNVYTNLMAARNLRAAADSADRHRQQAAALGVDDEETATWRDAAEAMHLPYNDELQVHEQHAGFTGHQLWDFAATRPGQYPLLLHFPYFDIYRKQVVKQADLVLAMYTCGQSFDTEQKARNFAYYEPMTVRDSSLSACCQAVIAAEVGHERLAYDYVAEAALMDLNDLESNTRDGLHIASLAGTWMALVCGFGGLRHDGTTLSFTPRLPENLSRLAFHMGIWGRRLRVEIKTGIATYTLLTGQTMTVRHHGETLTLTARSPVSRPVPGVTARPAPEQPRGRRPGQLRLHHRSP; encoded by the coding sequence ATGATCACGGACACTTGTTTCGCCGTCGATCCGTGGGTCCTGAAGGAGACGCCTCTCAACCTGGCTCTGCTGCCGCAGAGCGAATCGGTCTTCGCGCTCTCCAACGGTCATGTCGGCTGGCGGGGAAATCTTGACGAGGGCGAGCCTCACGGGCTGCCCGGCTCGTACCTCAATGGCGTCCACGAGTTGCACCCGTTGCCCTATGCGGAAGGCGGGTACGGCTACCCCGAGTCGGGCCAGACCGTCATCAACATCACCAATGGCAAAATTCTGCGGCTACTGGTTGATGATGAGCCCTTCGACCTGCGTTACGGCAGGCTCCGCAGCCACGAGCGTGTGCTGGACATGCGTGCCGGTCTGCTCCACCGCAGCTGTACGTGGACGTCGCCGGCGGGCCGCACGGTACGGGTGCGCTCCACTCGGATGGTCTCCTTCACCCAGCGCTCCATCGCCGCGATCGCCTACGAGGTCGAAGCGGTCGACGCCCCGGTGCGCGTCGTGGTGCAGTCTGAACTCGTCGCCAACGAACAACTTCCGCCCGTCGCAGGCGATCCCCGCGGAGCCGCGGCTGTGGAGAGGCCCCTCGACGCCGAGGAGAACTGTGCGTTGGGGAACCGTCTGCTGCTGATGCACTGCACGCGCAACAGCAAGTTGCGCGTCGCGGCCTCGGCCGACCACACCGTACAGGGGCCCGAGCGGACACAGACCAGTGGCGAGAGCAGCGACGACGTCGCGCGCCTGACGGTCATGTCGTCGTTGGTCCCGGGCGAGAAGCTGAGGATCGACAAGCTGGTCGCCTACGGCTGGTCACGCATGCGTTCCCTGCCCGCCGTACGGGACCAGGTGCAAGCCGCTCTCGCAGCGGCCGGCAGCACCGGCTGGCAAGGGTTGGTGGATGAGCAGCGGCACTACCTGGACGAGTTCTGGGCACGGTCGGATGTCGAAGTCGACGGAGATGAGGAAATCCAGCAGGCCGTGCGGTTCGCGCTGTTCCACGTGCTGCAGGCCGGCGCCCGCGCCGAGCTGCGGGCCATCCCCGCCAAGGGGTTGACGGGCACCGGCTACGACGGTCACTCATTCTGGGACACCGAGACCTTCGTCCTGCCGCTGCTCACCTACACGTCGCCCGGTGCCGTCGCCGAGGCGTTGCGCTGGCGGCAGAGCACCCTGCCTGCGGCCCGGGACCGAGCCGAGCAGCTGGGGCTGCGCGGAGCCGCATTTCCTTGGCGGACCATCGATGGTTCGGAGTGCACCGCCTACTGGCCGGCCGGCACGGCCGCCTTCCACGTCAACGCCGATATCGCGGACGCTGTCATTCGCTACGTCTCCGCCACCGGCGACGAGGACTTCGAGCAGACCAGCGGGGTGGAGCTTCTCGTGGAGACAGCGCGGCTGTGGACGTCGCTGGGCCATCACGACCACCGCGGCGTCTTCCACATCGACGGCGTGACCGGGCCCGACGAGTACAGTGCGGTCGCCGACGACAACGTGTACACGAATCTCATGGCTGCCAGGAACTTGCGCGCAGCGGCCGACAGCGCCGACCGCCACCGTCAGCAGGCAGCGGCTCTTGGCGTGGACGACGAGGAGACCGCGACCTGGCGTGACGCCGCAGAGGCCATGCACCTGCCCTACAACGACGAACTGCAGGTGCATGAGCAGCACGCGGGGTTCACCGGACACCAGCTGTGGGATTTCGCCGCCACCCGACCCGGCCAGTACCCCTTGCTGCTGCACTTCCCCTACTTCGACATCTACCGCAAACAGGTGGTGAAGCAGGCGGACCTGGTGCTGGCCATGTACACGTGCGGCCAGTCCTTCGACACCGAACAAAAGGCCCGTAACTTCGCCTACTACGAACCGATGACGGTCCGCGACTCGTCACTGTCCGCGTGCTGCCAGGCAGTCATCGCAGCCGAGGTCGGCCATGAACGACTCGCCTACGACTATGTCGCCGAAGCCGCACTGATGGACCTGAATGACCTGGAGAGCAACACGCGGGACGGGCTGCACATCGCCTCGCTGGCCGGAACCTGGATGGCCCTGGTTTGCGGTTTCGGAGGATTGCGCCACGACGGCACCACACTGTCGTTCACGCCCCGACTGCCTGAGAACCTCAGCCGGCTCGCTTTTCACATGGGGATCTGGGGCCGCCGCCTGCGTGTGGAGATCAAGACAGGAATCGCCACCTACACCCTGTTGACCGGCCAGACGATGACCGTTCGGCACCACGGCGAAACACTCACCCTCACCGCTCGCTCTCCGGTGAGCCGCCCCGTCCCCGGCGTCACCGCCCGTCCGGCCCCTGAACAACCTCGGGGCCGCCGCCCCGGTCAGCTCAGGCTGCACCACAGGAGCCCATGA
- a CDS encoding HAD family hydrolase gives MRPYSLPESIEACLFDLDGVITKTAVVHAAAWKQTFDDFLLRRDGAGFTPFDVTQDYDEYVDGRPRTDGVRSFLASRGIRLPEGTPGDEGDTVQGLGNRKNDLLLEKISAEGVEAYPGTMRYVRTVRQHGLKTGVVSSSANCREILVAVGAESLFDVRIDGLVAAERGLPGKPHPDTFLAAAHDLGVTARVSAVFEDALAGMDAGRSGDFGYVVGVDRVGQADALLAHGADIVVQDLAELEHLG, from the coding sequence ATGAGGCCGTACAGCCTGCCGGAATCGATCGAAGCGTGCCTGTTCGACCTGGACGGTGTCATCACGAAGACGGCCGTCGTGCACGCGGCCGCCTGGAAACAGACGTTCGACGACTTCCTGTTGCGGCGCGACGGAGCCGGTTTCACGCCGTTCGACGTCACCCAGGACTATGACGAGTATGTGGACGGAAGGCCACGCACCGATGGTGTGCGCAGCTTCCTCGCCTCGCGCGGCATCAGGCTTCCCGAGGGGACCCCGGGTGATGAGGGGGACACGGTGCAAGGGCTGGGGAACCGTAAGAACGATCTTCTGTTGGAGAAGATCAGCGCGGAGGGTGTCGAAGCGTACCCGGGCACCATGCGCTATGTCCGAACGGTTCGGCAGCACGGACTGAAGACGGGTGTCGTGTCCTCCAGCGCGAATTGCCGGGAGATCCTGGTGGCGGTCGGGGCTGAGTCGCTGTTCGACGTTCGCATCGATGGGCTGGTGGCAGCAGAGCGCGGGCTTCCGGGTAAGCCGCATCCTGATACGTTCCTGGCCGCCGCACATGATCTGGGTGTCACAGCTCGGGTGTCGGCTGTCTTCGAGGACGCACTGGCTGGAATGGATGCGGGTCGGTCGGGCGACTTCGGCTACGTGGTCGGCGTCGATCGGGTCGGCCAGGCGGACGCTCTGCTCGCCCACGGCGCCGACATTGTCGTGCAGGACCTCGCTGAGCTGGAGCACCTGGGATGA
- a CDS encoding TetR/AcrR family transcriptional regulator, translated as MVAAGADLADEVGLGRLTMALLAERLGVRTPSLYKHVGGQEDLVRRIAALATDQAADAVGAAVQGVAGRDALAAALRAFRTLVIAHPGRYAATTGMEPTGPDDPMALAAQRLFDVFRAVLRGYGIDESDMDHALRMFRSLCHGFATLEAAGGFKWSTDIDKSFEWLIAFADRGLRAM; from the coding sequence GTGGTCGCGGCCGGCGCCGACCTCGCCGACGAGGTAGGCCTCGGCCGCCTGACCATGGCGCTGCTGGCCGAGCGCCTGGGCGTGCGCACGCCGTCCCTGTACAAGCATGTGGGCGGTCAGGAGGACCTCGTCCGGCGCATCGCCGCGCTGGCGACGGACCAGGCCGCCGACGCCGTCGGCGCCGCAGTCCAGGGAGTCGCGGGCCGTGACGCCCTGGCCGCCGCGCTGCGCGCCTTCCGCACCCTCGTGATCGCCCATCCCGGCCGCTATGCCGCGACGACCGGCATGGAACCCACTGGTCCCGACGACCCGATGGCCCTTGCCGCCCAACGGCTGTTCGATGTGTTCCGGGCCGTTCTGCGCGGCTACGGGATCGACGAGTCCGACATGGACCACGCCCTGCGCATGTTTCGAAGCCTCTGCCACGGCTTCGCCACCCTGGAAGCGGCAGGCGGCTTCAAGTGGAGCACCGACATCGACAAGAGCTTCGAATGGCTCATTGCTTTTGCCGACCGGGGCTTGCGCGCCATGTGA